One stretch of Pseudomonas sp. NC02 DNA includes these proteins:
- the gatA gene encoding Asp-tRNA(Asn)/Glu-tRNA(Gln) amidotransferase subunit GatA produces the protein MHQLTLAEIARGLADKKFSSEELTTTLLARIAELDPKVNSFISITEELALSQAKAADARRANGENGALLGAPIAHKDLFCTQGIRTSCGSKMLDNFKAPYDATVVAKLATAGAVTLGKTNMDEFAMGSANESSHYGAVKNPWNLKHVPGGSSGGSAAAVAARLLPAATATDTGGSIRQPAAFTNLTGLKPTYGRVSRWGMIAYASSLDQGGPLARTAEDCAILLQGMAGFDPQDSTSIDEPVPDYSASLNTSIKGLRIGVPKEYFSAGLDPRIAELVHNSVKELEKLGAVIKEISLPNNQHAIPAYYVIAPAEASSNLSRFDGVRFGYRCENPKDLTDLYKRSRGEGFGAEVQRRIMVGAYALSAGYYDAYYLKAQKIRRLIKNDFMAAFNEVDVILGPTTPNPAWKIGAKTGDPIAEYLEDLYTITANLAGLPGLSMPAGFVDGLPVGVQLLAPYFQEGRLLNVAHQYQLNTDWHTRTPTGF, from the coding sequence ATGCATCAATTGACTCTGGCCGAGATCGCCCGCGGTCTCGCCGACAAAAAGTTTTCTTCCGAAGAGCTGACCACGACCCTGCTGGCGCGTATCGCCGAGCTGGACCCTAAGGTCAACAGCTTCATCAGCATCACCGAAGAGCTGGCCCTGAGCCAGGCCAAGGCCGCCGACGCACGTCGCGCCAACGGTGAGAACGGCGCCCTGTTGGGTGCGCCGATTGCCCACAAGGACCTGTTCTGCACCCAGGGCATTCGCACCAGTTGCGGCTCGAAGATGCTCGACAATTTCAAGGCGCCCTACGACGCCACTGTGGTCGCCAAGCTGGCCACTGCCGGGGCTGTGACCCTGGGCAAGACCAACATGGACGAATTCGCCATGGGCTCGGCCAACGAGTCGAGCCACTACGGCGCGGTGAAAAACCCGTGGAACCTTAAGCACGTGCCCGGCGGTTCGTCCGGTGGTTCGGCAGCCGCGGTTGCCGCTCGTCTGTTACCTGCCGCCACGGCCACCGACACTGGCGGCTCGATCCGCCAACCGGCCGCTTTCACCAACCTCACCGGTCTGAAACCGACCTACGGTCGCGTTTCCCGCTGGGGCATGATTGCCTACGCCTCCAGTCTCGACCAGGGCGGCCCCCTGGCACGCACCGCTGAAGACTGCGCAATTTTGTTACAAGGCATGGCAGGCTTCGATCCGCAGGACTCCACCAGCATTGATGAACCCGTGCCGGACTACAGCGCCAGCCTGAATACCTCGATCAAAGGCCTGCGCATCGGCGTGCCGAAAGAGTATTTCAGCGCCGGCCTCGACCCGCGCATCGCCGAACTGGTGCACAACAGCGTCAAGGAGCTGGAAAAGCTCGGCGCCGTGATCAAGGAAATCAGCCTGCCGAACAACCAGCACGCGATTCCGGCCTACTACGTGATCGCGCCGGCAGAAGCGTCCTCCAACCTGTCGCGGTTCGACGGCGTGCGCTTCGGCTACCGCTGCGAAAACCCGAAAGACCTCACCGACCTGTACAAGCGCTCCCGTGGCGAAGGTTTCGGCGCGGAAGTACAACGCCGGATCATGGTCGGTGCCTACGCCCTGTCGGCCGGCTACTACGACGCGTACTACCTCAAGGCGCAAAAGATCCGTCGCCTGATCAAGAACGACTTCATGGCTGCCTTTAATGAAGTCGACGTGATCCTCGGCCCAACCACGCCGAACCCGGCCTGGAAGATCGGCGCCAAGACCGGCGACCCGATCGCCGAGTACCTGGAAGACCTGTACACCATCACCGCCAACCTCGCCGGTCTGCCGGGCTTGTCCATGCCTGCAGGTTTCGTCGATGGCTTGCCGGTGGGCGTGCAACTGCTCGCCCCGTATTTCCAGGAAGGCCGCCTGCTCAATGTGGCGCACCAGTACCAGTTGAACACTGACTGGCACACTCGCACCCCTACCGGCTTCTGA
- the mreB gene encoding rod shape-determining protein MreB: protein MFKKLRGMFSSDLSIDLGTANTLIYVRERGIVLNEPSVVAIRTHGNQKSVVAVGTEAKRMLGRTPGNIAAIRPMKDGVIADFSVCEKMLQYFINKVHENSFLQPSPRVLICVPCKSTQVERRAIRESALGAGAREVFLIEEPMAAAIGAGLPVEEARGSMVVDIGGGTTEIALISLNGVVYAESVRVGGDRFDEAIITYVRRNYGSLIGESTAERIKQEIGTAYPGGEVREVDVRGRNLAEGVPRAFTLNSNEVLEALQESLATIVQAVKSALEQSPPELASDIAERGLVLTGGGALLRDLDKLLAQETGLPVIVAEDPLTCVARGGGRALEMMDKHTMDLLSSE, encoded by the coding sequence ATGTTCAAGAAACTGCGTGGCATGTTTTCCAGCGATCTTTCCATCGACCTGGGCACTGCCAACACCCTTATTTACGTGCGCGAGCGCGGTATCGTCCTGAATGAGCCATCGGTTGTGGCCATTCGGACCCATGGTAATCAGAAAAGTGTCGTTGCCGTTGGCACCGAGGCCAAGCGCATGTTGGGCCGAACACCGGGCAACATTGCTGCCATTCGTCCGATGAAGGATGGCGTGATTGCTGACTTCAGTGTCTGCGAAAAGATGCTGCAGTACTTCATCAACAAGGTTCACGAAAACAGTTTCCTGCAGCCCAGCCCTCGTGTGCTGATCTGCGTTCCGTGCAAGTCCACCCAGGTGGAACGTCGTGCCATCCGTGAATCGGCCCTTGGCGCCGGTGCCCGTGAAGTGTTCCTGATTGAAGAGCCAATGGCCGCTGCGATCGGTGCCGGCCTGCCGGTTGAAGAAGCGCGCGGTTCGATGGTGGTGGATATCGGTGGTGGTACCACTGAAATCGCCCTGATCTCCCTCAATGGTGTGGTGTATGCCGAATCCGTACGGGTTGGCGGCGACCGCTTCGACGAAGCGATCATCACCTACGTGCGTCGCAACTACGGCAGCCTGATCGGCGAATCCACCGCCGAGCGCATCAAGCAGGAAATCGGTACCGCTTACCCGGGCGGCGAAGTTCGCGAAGTCGATGTTCGCGGTCGCAACCTGGCCGAAGGCGTTCCACGTGCCTTCACCCTGAACTCCAATGAAGTGCTGGAAGCTCTGCAAGAGTCCCTGGCCACCATCGTTCAGGCGGTGAAGAGCGCCCTGGAGCAATCGCCTCCGGAACTGGCTTCCGATATCGCCGAGCGTGGCCTGGTACTGACCGGTGGTGGCGCCTTGCTGCGCGATCTCGACAAGTTGCTGGCCCAGGAAACCGGTTTGCCAGTGATCGTCGCTGAAGACCCGTTGACCTGCGTCGCCCGTGGCGGTGGCCGTGCACTGGAAATGATGGATAAACACACCATGGACCTGCTCTCCAGCGAATAA
- the mreD gene encoding rod shape-determining protein MreD, translated as MAGTHSRNGWIVWLTFAIGLLLSVSPLPQFMEILRPLWLALLLAFWALALPHKVGMVTAMCLGLMEDVLYGTLLGQNALILTLITFLVLSLQQRLRMFPMWQQCLVILVIFGLAQLVQLWLSALTGNRQPTLALVLPALVSALLWPWVSFGLRGLRRRYKIN; from the coding sequence ATGGCCGGTACTCATTCGCGTAACGGCTGGATCGTCTGGCTGACCTTTGCCATCGGCTTGCTGCTCAGCGTTTCGCCGCTGCCGCAATTCATGGAGATCCTGCGCCCGCTGTGGCTCGCCTTACTGCTGGCGTTCTGGGCCCTGGCGCTGCCGCACAAGGTCGGGATGGTCACGGCCATGTGCCTGGGGCTGATGGAGGATGTGCTCTACGGCACCCTGCTCGGGCAGAACGCGTTGATCCTGACCCTGATTACCTTCCTGGTGCTGTCATTGCAGCAGCGCCTGCGGATGTTCCCGATGTGGCAACAGTGCCTGGTGATCCTGGTGATCTTCGGCCTGGCGCAGTTGGTACAGCTGTGGCTCAGCGCCTTGACCGGCAACCGCCAACCGACCCTGGCGCTGGTGTTGCCCGCGCTGGTCAGCGCGCTGTTGTGGCCCTGGGTCAGTTTTGGCCTGCGTGGATTGCGTCGTCGCTATAAAATCAATTGA
- the mreC gene encoding rod shape-determining protein MreC has protein sequence MKPLFSKGPSLGVRLLVLVVLSVALMVVDARFTLLKPVRSQMSLVLMQTYWITDLPQRLYQGVASQFGSRTELVAENEKLKTENLLLQGRMQKLAALTEQNVRLRELLNSSALVNEKVEVAELIGMDPNPFTHRIIINKGERDGVVLGQPVLDARGLMGQVVELMPYTSRVLLLTDTTHSIPVQVNRNGLRAIASGTGNPERLELRHVADTADIKEGDLLVSSGLGQRFPAGYPVATVKEVIHDSGQPFAIVRAVPTAALNRSRYLLLVFSDNRTPEERANEAAQAQEAEDKQNGTAPIIPATVPKPAAPAAPAAAPATPAAPVATPVKPVAHSARPAKPAAATPAAAKPPAAAKPPAAAPATTRQREE, from the coding sequence ATTAAACCGCTTTTTTCCAAAGGCCCCTCATTGGGCGTGCGCCTGTTGGTGCTGGTCGTGCTATCGGTTGCGCTGATGGTGGTCGATGCCCGCTTCACACTGCTCAAGCCAGTGCGTAGCCAGATGTCGCTGGTCCTGATGCAGACGTACTGGATCACTGACCTGCCGCAGCGTCTCTATCAGGGTGTCGCCAGTCAATTTGGCAGCCGCACCGAACTGGTGGCCGAGAACGAAAAACTCAAGACCGAAAACCTGCTGCTGCAGGGGCGCATGCAAAAGCTGGCGGCCCTCACCGAGCAGAACGTTCGGCTGCGCGAGTTGCTCAATTCCTCTGCGCTGGTCAATGAGAAGGTCGAAGTGGCCGAGTTGATCGGCATGGATCCGAACCCCTTCACCCATCGCATCATCATCAACAAGGGTGAGCGCGACGGCGTAGTCCTTGGCCAACCGGTGCTCGATGCCCGTGGCTTGATGGGCCAGGTGGTGGAGTTGATGCCTTATACCTCTCGCGTCCTGTTGCTGACCGACACCACCCACAGCATCCCGGTGCAAGTCAACCGCAACGGCCTGCGGGCGATTGCCAGCGGTACTGGTAACCCGGAACGCCTGGAGTTGCGTCACGTCGCAGACACCGCCGACATCAAGGAAGGCGACCTGCTGGTCAGCTCCGGCCTGGGTCAGCGGTTCCCGGCAGGCTACCCGGTCGCGACGGTCAAGGAAGTGATCCACGATTCCGGCCAGCCGTTCGCCATTGTGCGTGCCGTGCCGACCGCCGCATTGAACCGCAGCCGTTACCTGTTGCTGGTGTTCAGTGACAACCGCACCCCGGAAGAGCGTGCCAACGAAGCCGCCCAGGCCCAGGAAGCGGAAGACAAGCAAAACGGCACCGCGCCAATCATTCCGGCCACCGTGCCAAAACCGGCGGCACCTGCTGCCCCGGCAGCCGCTCCGGCAACGCCAGCCGCGCCGGTTGCGACACCGGTCAAGCCTGTGGCCCATAGCGCGCGTCCGGCCAAGCCTGCGGCTGCAACACCTGCCGCTGCCAAACCGCCCGCCGCCGCCAAGCCACCGGCCGCGGCCCCGGCAACCACTCGGCAGAGGGAAGAATAA
- the gatC gene encoding Asp-tRNA(Asn)/Glu-tRNA(Gln) amidotransferase subunit GatC: MALERSDVEKIAHLACLGLNEADLPQTTAALNSILGLVDQMQAVNTDGIEPLAHPLEASQRLRADVVTERNNREAYQSIAPAVENGLYLVPKVID, translated from the coding sequence ATGGCGCTTGAACGCTCCGACGTGGAAAAAATCGCTCATTTGGCCTGCCTGGGCCTCAATGAAGCCGATCTTCCACAGACCACCGCAGCCCTGAACAGCATTCTCGGGCTGGTCGACCAAATGCAAGCCGTGAATACCGACGGCATCGAGCCCCTGGCTCACCCGCTGGAAGCCAGCCAGCGCCTGCGCGCCGACGTCGTGACCGAGCGCAATAATCGCGAGGCTTACCAGTCCATCGCGCCAGCGGTCGAAAACGGCCTGTACCTGGTTCCGAAAGTCATCGACTAA
- a CDS encoding nucleoside triphosphate pyrophosphatase, with protein sequence MNSLYLASGSPRRRELLTQIGVPFTVVSAAIDETPLTNESPASYVERLARGKAAAGRATLADATGACVLGADTAVILDGRILGKPVDQADALAMLLALSEREHEVLTAIALIDGQRCETQLVSSRVRFRRISADEATTYWHSGEPQDKAGGYAIQGLAAVFVAGLNGSYSAVVGLPVCETAELLGQFGIPCWQNLTVR encoded by the coding sequence ATGAATTCGCTTTATCTGGCCTCGGGCTCCCCGAGGCGGCGTGAGCTGCTGACACAGATCGGCGTGCCGTTCACCGTCGTCAGCGCCGCCATTGATGAAACTCCCCTTACAAATGAATCGCCCGCGTCCTACGTAGAACGCCTGGCGCGCGGCAAGGCTGCGGCCGGTCGAGCGACCTTGGCCGATGCCACCGGCGCCTGTGTGCTGGGCGCGGACACAGCCGTGATCCTCGACGGCCGGATCCTCGGTAAACCCGTGGATCAAGCCGACGCCCTGGCCATGTTGCTGGCCCTTTCCGAGCGTGAACACGAAGTCTTGACGGCCATTGCCCTGATTGACGGCCAGCGTTGCGAAACGCAGCTGGTCAGCAGTCGTGTGCGCTTTCGCAGGATTTCAGCGGACGAAGCCACCACTTATTGGCACAGCGGCGAGCCCCAGGACAAAGCGGGCGGCTATGCTATCCAAGGCTTGGCGGCGGTGTTCGTCGCCGGACTCAATGGCAGCTACTCTGCCGTCGTTGGCCTGCCGGTCTGCGAAACCGCAGAACTGCTGGGCCAATTCGGCATACCCTGTTGGCAAAACCTTACCGTGCGCTAA
- the gatB gene encoding Asp-tRNA(Asn)/Glu-tRNA(Gln) amidotransferase subunit GatB, translated as MQWEVVIGLEIHTQLATQSKIFSGSATTFGAEPNTQASLVDLGMPGVLPVLNQEAVRMAVMFGLAIDAEIGQHNVFARKNYFYPDLPKGYQISQMELPIVGKGYLDIPLEDGTIKRVGVTRAHLEEDAGKSLHEEFNGATGIDLNRAGTPLLEIVSEPDMRSAKEAVAYVKTIHALVRYLGICDGNMAEGSLRCDCNVSVRPKGQAEYGTRCEIKNVNSFRFIEKAINTEVRRQIELIEDGGKVIQQTRLYDPNKDETRAMRSKEEANDYRYFPDPDLLPVVIEDSFLADVRATLPELPPQKRERFQAQFGLSVYDASVLASSREQANYFEKVVSIAGDAKLAANWVMVELGSLLNKQGLEIDEAPVSAEQLGGMLLRIKDNTISGKIAKTVFEAMAAGEGNADEIIEKRGLKQVTDSGAISAVLDEMLAANAEQVEQYRAADEAKRGKMFGFFVGQAMKASKGKANPQQVNELLKSKLEG; from the coding sequence ATGCAATGGGAAGTCGTGATCGGGCTGGAGATTCATACCCAGCTCGCCACCCAATCGAAGATTTTCTCCGGTAGCGCCACCACGTTCGGCGCAGAACCCAACACCCAGGCCAGCCTGGTAGACCTGGGCATGCCCGGCGTGCTGCCGGTGCTGAACCAGGAAGCGGTGCGCATGGCGGTGATGTTCGGCCTCGCCATCGATGCCGAGATCGGCCAGCACAACGTGTTCGCCCGCAAGAACTACTTCTACCCGGACCTGCCCAAGGGCTACCAGATCAGCCAGATGGAATTGCCGATCGTCGGCAAGGGCTACCTGGACATCCCGCTGGAAGACGGCACCATCAAACGTGTCGGCGTGACCCGTGCGCACCTGGAAGAAGATGCCGGCAAGAGCCTGCATGAAGAATTCAACGGCGCCACCGGCATCGACCTGAACCGCGCCGGCACCCCGCTGCTGGAGATCGTTTCCGAGCCGGACATGCGCAGCGCCAAGGAAGCCGTGGCCTACGTCAAGACGATCCACGCGCTGGTGCGTTACCTCGGGATCTGCGACGGCAACATGGCCGAAGGCTCCCTGCGTTGCGACTGCAACGTGTCGGTGCGGCCAAAAGGCCAGGCCGAGTACGGCACCCGCTGCGAGATCAAGAACGTCAACTCGTTCCGTTTCATCGAGAAGGCGATCAACACCGAAGTACGTCGCCAGATCGAGCTGATCGAAGACGGCGGCAAGGTGATCCAGCAGACCCGCCTGTACGACCCGAACAAAGACGAAACCCGCGCCATGCGCAGCAAGGAGGAAGCCAACGACTACCGTTACTTCCCCGATCCGGACCTGTTGCCGGTGGTCATCGAGGACTCGTTCCTGGCTGACGTGCGCGCCACGCTGCCGGAACTGCCACCGCAGAAACGCGAGCGTTTCCAGGCGCAGTTCGGGCTTTCGGTGTATGACGCAAGCGTGCTGGCGTCGAGCCGCGAGCAAGCCAACTACTTCGAAAAAGTCGTGAGCATTGCCGGCGACGCCAAACTGGCGGCCAACTGGGTGATGGTTGAGCTGGGCAGCCTGTTGAACAAACAGGGCCTGGAAATCGACGAAGCACCGGTGTCGGCAGAACAGTTGGGCGGCATGTTGCTGCGGATCAAGGACAACACCATCTCCGGCAAAATCGCCAAGACCGTGTTTGAAGCCATGGCCGCCGGCGAAGGCAACGCTGACGAGATCATCGAAAAGCGCGGCCTGAAGCAAGTCACCGACAGCGGCGCGATTTCGGCCGTGCTCGACGAGATGCTGGCAGCCAATGCCGAACAGGTTGAACAATACCGTGCTGCGGATGAAGCCAAGCGCGGCAAGATGTTCGGCTTCTTTGTCGGCCAGGCGATGAAAGCCTCCAAAGGCAAGGCCAACCCGCAACAGGTCAACGAACTGCTGAAAAGCAAACTCGAAGGCTAA
- a CDS encoding septal ring lytic transglycosylase RlpA family protein, translating to MKRLLGLLALFSLLAGCASGLIDPNGYDETGSASYYGAKHHGNRTASGEPFNQNALTAAHRRLPFGTQVKVTNLDNNKSVVVRINDRGPHTRGRLIDLSRKAAEQIGMIGSGTARVRVQALSN from the coding sequence ATGAAGCGTCTACTCGGCCTGTTGGCCCTGTTCTCTCTGCTCGCCGGCTGCGCCAGCGGCCTCATCGACCCCAACGGCTATGACGAAACCGGCTCCGCGTCCTACTACGGCGCCAAACACCACGGCAACCGCACTGCCAGCGGTGAACCGTTCAACCAGAATGCCCTGACCGCCGCCCATCGTCGCCTGCCCTTCGGCACGCAGGTTAAGGTCACCAATCTCGACAACAACAAAAGCGTCGTTGTCCGCATCAATGATCGCGGCCCGCATACCCGTGGGCGCCTGATCGACCTTTCACGCAAGGCCGCCGAACAGATCGGTATGATCGGCAGCGGCACCGCGCGCGTTCGCGTGCAAGCCCTCAGCAACTGA
- the rng gene encoding ribonuclease G, translating to MSEEILINITPMESRVAVVENGVLQEVHVERTQKRGIVGNIYKGKVVRVLPGMQAAFVDIGLDRAAFIHASEISLREGPAVESISALVHEGQSLVVQVTKDPIGSKGARLTTQLSIPSRYLVYMPRTAHVGISLKIEDEAERERLKKVVSDCVALEGIKEAGGFILRTAAEGAGADEILMDIRYLRRLWDQIGAQIKTIGAPSVIYEDLGLALRTLRDLVSPKIEKIRIDSRETFQRTTQFVAELMPEIADRLEHYPGERPIFDLYGVEDEIQKALERKVPLKSGGYLVVDPAEAMSTIDVNTGAFVGHRNLEETIFKTNLEAATAIARQLRLRNLGGIIIIDFIDMEDEEHQRQVLRTLEKQLERDHAKTNIIGITELGLVQMTRKRTRESLEQVLCEPCSSCQGRGKLKTPETVCYEIFREILREARAYQAEGYRVLANQKVVDRLLDEESGNVAELEGFIGRTIRFQVETMYSQEQYDVVLL from the coding sequence ATGAGTGAAGAGATTCTGATCAATATCACGCCGATGGAATCGCGCGTGGCGGTGGTAGAGAACGGTGTTCTGCAAGAAGTGCACGTCGAGCGCACCCAAAAGCGCGGGATCGTCGGCAATATTTATAAAGGCAAGGTCGTGCGTGTGTTACCGGGGATGCAAGCGGCGTTCGTCGACATCGGCCTGGACCGCGCTGCGTTTATCCATGCTTCGGAAATCTCCCTGCGCGAAGGCCCGGCGGTCGAAAGCATCAGCGCCCTGGTGCACGAAGGGCAGAGCCTGGTGGTGCAAGTCACCAAGGATCCGATTGGCTCAAAGGGCGCACGGCTGACCACGCAACTGTCGATTCCTTCGCGCTACCTGGTGTACATGCCGCGCACGGCCCACGTCGGTATTTCCCTGAAAATCGAAGATGAAGCCGAGCGCGAGCGCCTGAAAAAGGTGGTCAGTGACTGCGTGGCGCTGGAAGGTATCAAGGAGGCCGGCGGCTTTATCCTGCGTACTGCCGCAGAAGGTGCCGGTGCCGATGAAATCCTCATGGACATCCGCTACCTGCGCCGCCTCTGGGACCAGATCGGCGCGCAGATCAAGACCATCGGCGCCCCCAGCGTGATCTACGAAGACCTCGGCCTGGCCCTGCGCACCTTGCGCGACCTGGTCAGCCCGAAGATCGAGAAAATTCGCATCGACTCGCGGGAAACCTTCCAGCGCACTACGCAATTTGTTGCCGAGCTGATGCCGGAAATCGCCGATCGCCTGGAGCATTACCCGGGCGAGCGGCCGATTTTCGACCTGTATGGCGTCGAAGACGAAATCCAGAAAGCCCTTGAGCGCAAAGTGCCGCTCAAGTCCGGCGGTTACCTGGTAGTGGACCCGGCGGAAGCCATGAGCACTATCGACGTGAATACCGGTGCCTTTGTGGGCCATCGCAATCTCGAAGAAACCATCTTCAAGACCAACCTCGAAGCGGCCACCGCGATCGCCCGCCAACTGCGCCTGCGCAACCTGGGCGGGATCATCATCATCGACTTCATCGACATGGAAGACGAAGAGCACCAGCGCCAGGTGCTGCGTACCCTGGAGAAGCAACTGGAGCGCGATCACGCCAAGACCAACATCATCGGCATCACCGAGCTGGGCCTGGTGCAGATGACCCGCAAGCGCACCCGCGAAAGCCTGGAGCAAGTGCTGTGCGAGCCGTGCAGCAGTTGCCAGGGGCGCGGTAAGTTGAAGACCCCGGAAACGGTTTGCTACGAGATTTTCCGGGAAATCTTACGGGAGGCACGCGCCTACCAGGCCGAGGGCTATAGAGTCCTGGCTAACCAGAAGGTGGTCGACCGTTTGCTGGATGAAGAATCCGGCAACGTAGCCGAGCTGGAGGGTTTTATCGGGCGCACCATTCGCTTCCAGGTCGAAACCATGTATTCCCAGGAACAATATGACGTGGTGCTGCTCTGA